tGGGGATGGACCCATTTTGGTGAAAGTGGGTATCCCACAAGAGGGGGTGAAAAATATCCGTGGGAGTGGCTGGCCGGAACTCTGGAGCATCAATCCTGCCCTCGAACAACAGATCGGCCCCAGATACAGGTCTCTCCTGCTAGCCCAGTGGCTCCTGCCCCAGCGTGGGCCTCCTCAGCAACCTGGCCCAAGGTGACCGCCTTCTTCCAGTCGCAATGGCTCGGCGGAGGCGGGGGAAGCGCTGTGGTGTCTCTGCTCTCAATCCTGCTCATCCTAGCAAGACACTTGGCCCCCAACTCCTTGCAGGCTTTTctggaagggaggggaaaaaagctGCTCCTGGCCCTTGAGAGGCTGCAGCGCCGCCGCGAACCTGGCAGAGCCGAGCAGCCTAGGGCAGCAGTAGCTCGCAGTGCAGAGGCCCCGGGCACCCCCTCGGGCCGGACCCGAGCTGTGTGGCGCCGGGATCTACTTGCTGCAAGGGTCCAGAGGCCACGGGGCTGTCGCTGGCCGTGGGCCGGCATCTGCTGAGTTAGGCTGGCGAAGTCAGTAAGGAGGTGGTGGTTCAGAGATCAGCGCGGCACTCGGCTAGAGGTCAGGTCTCCAGGCAGCGATGGAAAATGAGATCCCCCAAGTGCCAGCGTGGTCCCAGAAGGGGAAGGCGCCACACGCCTTCTGGGTAAGGAGTTCAGTGAAGTCCTTTCCTAAGAAGCTGACCCTTCCATCAACCGGTGGGCTGGGATGGCGGGAATGCGGGGTCCATCGGAGGTGCCCCAGCCTTGGGGGCGGGCCCAGGGCCGCTCGGATTCTGCTGGCAGGTGCCGGGGGCGGTGCCCAGCCCGGCCCCCGGGGGACGTTCCAGGAGGCCAGAGGCGGGTCAAAGAAGAGTGCTGGAGACGCCTTAGTACCTCGGGCGGCGGCCGCAGCCACAGGTACTGCGCAGGTAACCGCTTCTTACCTCTCTGGGTCTCTCAGTCCCGGCTCCGAGAACTGAAATTTTCATAGTGCGTCTAACTCCGAACACCAAGAGAGGAGTCTTGGGGTCACCTGACTCTTAGGGCTACGTGCTCCGAGGGCTGCCGAGGAGGTAGTGAGGTCCTGAAACCTCTGGAGCAAAGGACTTGGAGACCTCGGAGCCAGAGAGCCAGGTCCCGCAGGCACCAGCTGATTAGGGCACAGAGCGCCGGGACGGTCCGTAGCTGGGCCGCCTGGCACCTGGATAACGGGGGTGCTGGGTCGTGTCCCCCTCTCGGCCCGGAGGCTTCCCGGTGTGTTTTCCGCCGAGGCCTGCGGCATCTCACTCAGCACCTGCGGAACTGCTGATGGAGACGCCCATCCAGCGCGAAATCCGCCGCAGCTGCGAGCGCGAGGAGAGCCTGCGCCGGAGCCGGGGTCTGAGTCCGGGCCGTGCGGGCGAGGAGCTCATCGAGTTGCGCGTGCGGCCGGTGCTCAACCGGCCTGGCCCCGGCCCCCCACTGCCGCGCGCCCTGGAGCGCGCTCGGGCGGGCGCGAAGATGCAACGGGACATCGAACGCGAGGCTCACAGGCAGGCGGCGCTGGCGAGCCCCGCGGCTCCGGATCCCGGCGCCAGGCGGCGGCCACAGCCGCTGGACCAACTCAAGCGCTTCTTTGAGGCTGCGGCGGAGGACCGCAGTGGCTTGCAGCGGCGGCCGGAGGCGGGGGTCTGGCTGCACCCCGCCATTCAGGACGGCTGCCCGGTGCTGGGGCAGTCGCCACCGCTTGTGTCCCCGTCgctgctggagcaggaggtgCGCCGAGTGCGCGAGCGCGAACAGGAGCTGCAGTTGCAGCGGCGCAGCATCTACGGGGCCGCTGAGGTTGGGGAACCAGCGCCGAGCCTCACCCGTAAGCCGGTCACCCCGGGACCCAGAGCTCCCgctgtctgtctccacctccagtgGCCCTTCGTCTGTAGGCTTGCAGACTCCGGGACCCTTAACTATTCTTTTGGGGGTTCACCTTCTGCTCTCCACTCCCACACCTGGAGTGAGGATCCCCAGATCCACCACACATTGTCTTGGAACCTTGGCTGGCTTTTGGCATTCTCCGGTCCTCTGTAGTTTTCAGGCTCCTGTCTACGCTGGGTTCGCCTCATTCCTGTGCTTGGGTCCCCAGAACTGGGTGGAGACCTCCATGGGGAGGGAGGGGTGCACACCTGTATGTGTTTAAGGGGTGCGGCCATCCTCCAGCTGGCCAGAGGAGGGGCAGCCGCGGCTGAGCGTCCCTTCCCCCACAGCGAGCAGGGGAGACGGAAAGTTGGCGGTGATCTGGCCCCCGCGGAGACAAGCCTCTGAGAACGGCCTGGAGAAGGTAGGAGCCCCCTTTCCAAAGCTTGTcgccctcccacccctccccgcAGCCACTGGGCACTGGGAAGGGAAAAGTGCATACTGGTCCCCCTGGAGCGTCCCTCTAGCCAAAACTCCAAGTCCAGGACGCGACCGGAAAGGAGGTAGGGCCTGGAGCCCCAACTGTCTCACCGCCACACGCCTCGGTGTAGTTCTTGTCCCTGATGGtggccttctttctttccccctttccctagTAGGAGCGCAGACCCTGAGGTCTGCGAAGATTGGGGCACACGGCCAGAAGTGACATACCCTTTAGAGATCCAGGGTAAAGTTACCCTCCGGATCTGCAGAAGGCCTGGAGAGGAAGGGGCCAGCTCTCTTCAATGGCAACTTGAAATCCTGCCCATCCTGGATACTGACTATGGGATTAACCACCTTTTCTCCATTAAAATTGTTTAGTCTTCACTGGAAAACTAACAACCACCCGCAAAACCTGTGagtgaaacacaaaataaagcccACCCCAACCCCCTTTCCTGGGCTTTAGTGCAAGCTGTTTTCTACTGGAACCTCCTTAGTCTGGGTGGAGCGGGAGCTGGGCGGGTGAAGGACGCCCAGGAAAGCCACCCGAGGATCGCACCTGAATGTTGGAATTCGAAATGCGCTCTGGACTCAGTTCCGGGCTGCCTGCTGACCCGGGCCTGGAGGCCTGGGCCCTACTGCCCCCTGGTGGTGCGAGTGCAAAATGGTGCTCATTCGCCCATAGACTCCACTCGGGTCTCCAGATCTCAGCTTTTATCGATGCCAAAGGCATCCTGTACTCAGGGCGCTGCTAGAAAGAGGTGCTATGAAATTGTCCCTGATATAGGGAAATAATGATGAAAAACACCAGTGGTGGGCTGAAGAGACGGTTCAGGgtaaagagtgcttgctactcttgtaAATGATGAGTtcggtttccagcatccacagggaGGCTCATAACTGGTTGTAACTCCGGCTCCAGGGGATCCAtcgccttcttctggcctccggAAGCACTCGAACATAaatggcatacattcacacaaaacgcacacattaacacacaaattaaaataaagatacaagggtttccctgtgcacccctggctgtcctggaacttactatgtagaccaggctggcctatcgaattcagagatccacttccctgtgcctccccagtgctggggttaaattaaggacatgtgccaccactgctcagctataaagataattttttttaataaagaaaagtaCCAATGGTGGTGGTGAGGGGCCAAGCACTTGGTCGATATCCACTCTGACTGACTTCTTCATATGgcccatgttggcctcaaactctcttgACCATAgggtcaaggatgaccttgaaagctcttttttttttctttttgtgaggaAGGTTCTTAAAAGATTTAGTTTTGGgatttatgttgtgtgtgtaagtgttctgctagtgtgtgtgtgtgtgtgtgtgtgtgtgtgtgtgtgtgtgcatgtgtgcatgcatgcgtgcgcaCGCCacttgtgtgcagtgcctgcagaagtgaaaagaggacaccagatgccctggaactagttaGTGATGTTTGTGAGGCACCAtg
The DNA window shown above is from Cricetulus griseus strain 17A/GY chromosome 3, alternate assembly CriGri-PICRH-1.0, whole genome shotgun sequence and carries:
- the LOC113834720 gene encoding uncharacterized protein MISP3-like, with protein sequence METPIQREIRRSCEREESLRRSRGLSPGRAGEELIELRVRPVLNRPGPGPPLPRALERARAGAKMQRDIEREAHRQAALASPAAPDPGARRRPQPLDQLKRFFEAAAEDRSGLQRRPEAGVWLHPAIQDGCPVLGQSPPLVSPSLLEQEVRRVREREQELQLQRRSIYGAAEVGEPAPSLTPSRGDGKLAVIWPPRRQASENGLEKVGAPFPKLVALPPLPAATGHWEGKSAYWSPWSVPLAKTPSPGRDRKGVQAVFYWNLLSLGGAGAGRVKDAQESHPRIAPECWNSKCALDSVPGCLLTRAWRPGPYCPLVVRVQNGAHSPIDSTRVSRSQLLSMPKASCTQGAARKRCYEIVPDIGK